One Planctomycetia bacterium DNA window includes the following coding sequences:
- a CDS encoding PIN domain-containing protein, producing MSLALADIPPGDSVFVDANIFIYGLSAHPVYATACIEFLERIERQDVMGVTSSAVLAEVSHRLMTIEACEVYGWPVAGIAQRLRKSATEIKTLRKFADAVRMIPKLNIQIAPTGEQLVIRATELSQSHGLLTNDALIAATMNSLGIRCIATRDDDFDRLQTVLRFSP from the coding sequence ATGTCACTAGCACTTGCGGATATTCCGCCTGGCGATTCGGTATTCGTTGACGCGAACATCTTTATCTATGGGTTGAGCGCACACCCAGTTTACGCGACTGCATGTATTGAGTTCTTGGAGAGGATCGAGCGGCAGGACGTGATGGGAGTAACTTCGTCGGCAGTGCTTGCCGAAGTGTCGCATCGTCTGATGACGATCGAGGCCTGTGAAGTCTACGGTTGGCCGGTCGCCGGAATCGCTCAGCGGCTACGGAAAAGCGCCACCGAAATAAAGACTTTGCGAAAATTCGCGGACGCCGTACGCATGATTCCCAAGCTCAATATCCAGATTGCTCCGACCGGCGAACAGTTGGTCATTCGAGCTACGGAACTGAGCCAATCTCATGGCCTGCTAACGAACGACGCTCTGATCGCGGCGACAATGAATTCGCTTGGAATTCGTTGCATTGCCACGCGCGACGATGATTTCGACCGGCTGCAAACTGTCCTTCGATTCTCGCCGTAA
- a CDS encoding antitoxin family protein, translated as MNIHAEAVYENGLLKLDHPLPIEPGSRVRIEIVPSQSVARSMLGLIHWTGTTESLDQIALDPEFGLPECH; from the coding sequence ATGAATATCCACGCCGAAGCCGTTTACGAAAATGGCCTGCTCAAACTCGATCATCCATTGCCGATCGAGCCCGGCTCGCGAGTGCGAATCGAAATCGTGCCAAGTCAAAGTGTGGCGCGAAGTATGTTGGGTCTGATTCACTGGACGGGAACCACGGAATCACTGGATCAGATCGCGCTCGACCCTGAATTTGGGTTGCCCGAATGTCACTAG